The DNA window ACAAGGGCAAGCCGCTGGCGCTCTACCACACCAAACGCCTGGCCTCACCCGGGCAACGAATTGTCCTGTACGCCAAGGACCGCGGATGCACCGCACCGGGCTGCGACGTCGCCGGCTACTACTGCGAGGTCCACCACGTCCAAGAGTGGGCCACGACGTACCGCACCGACATCGACCAACTCACCCTGGCCTGCGGACCCCACCACCGGCTCCTCGACAAGGGCTGGACCACCCGAAAACGCGCCAACGGCGACACCGAATGGATCCCACCGCCACACCTAGACCGCGGCCAACCCCGCACCAACACCTTCCACCACCCCGAGAAGATTCTTCGCGACGAAGACGACGAGGGCGAAGACGACGAGCCATAGCGCTGGATCCCTTGATCCCGTGCCGAGCCACCGGGTAGCGTAGTGCTGCCAATTACGAAACTATGCGTAGCGTAATTGGCTTCCAAACCATCGAGAGGATCGGCTTGATGCGCAGCCGCTACGCCGGCGATCCCTTCACCACGTCCACGCCCGAGATCGCCGCCGCGCTAGAGGATGTCAGCGTCCCCACGCTGTTGCTCTCGCTCGTCCATATCACCGGCGACCCCCGCTTCATCCGCGACTACAAGCAGATGGGAATCTTCCTCAACGAGGTCCAGGGGTTCATGTCGGAAGAGGACAAGGCCCGGGCCCGCGCCGAGGGCGTGTCGGTGATCGCCGAGTATCGGGACCGCGGTTGCCCTGAACCGCAGCCACTGAGCGCCGAACTCATCAGGGAAATGCTGGATTGGGCGGCTTGCGAGCACGTTCCCGACGACTATCTGTCGCTGGTTTCCGAGGAGCTCGACCTCGACGGCACCGACCCCCGGCGCCCCGCCCCGCTGCCGGCCGAGCACACCGCCGAGCTTCCGGTTTTGGTCGTCGGATGCGGCGAGTCCGGCATCCTCGCCGGCGTTCGCCTCAAGCAGGCCAACATCCCGTTCACCATCGTCGAGAAGAACGCAGGACCCGGCGGAACATGGTGGGAGAACAGCTATCCCGGTGCACGGGTGGATGTGGCGAACCACTTCTATTGCTACAGCTTCGAACCCAACAACGACTGGACCCATTTCTTCGCCGAGCAATACGAGCTGCAGGACTATTTCACCAAGGTCATCGACAACCACGGGCTGGCCGAGCATGTGCGCTGGCGGACCGAGGTTCTCGCGGCCGAATGGAACGACGACGACGACGGCACGTGGAGCGTTTCGCTGCGCTCGGCCGACGGACAGACGACAACCGCGCGCGCACGTGCGCTCATCACCGCGGTGGGACAGCTGAACCGTCCCAACATTCCCGCCTTCGACGGAGCGGACACCTTCGAGGGACCGTCGTTTCACTCTGCGGCCTGGGATCACTCGGTCGACTTGAAGGGCAAGCGGGTCGCGCTCGTCGGCGCCGGAGCCAGCGGCTTCCAGATCGCTCCGGCGATCGCCGAAGACGTCGAGCACCTCACCGTGTTCCAGCGCACAGCGCAGTGGATGTTCCCCAACCCCATGTATCACGACGAGGTCGGCGACGGCGTGCGCTGGGCGATGCGCCATCTCCCGTTCTACGGCAGATGGTACCGCTTCCTGGTGCTCTGGCCCGGCTCGGACAAGGGCTTGGACGCGGCCGAAGGCGACCCGGGTTACGCCGACCAAGATCACGCCGTCAGTGACATCAACGCCGCCGCGCACATGATGTTTTCGCAATGGATCACCAGCCAGGTCAGCGAAGACCCCGAGTTGTTGGCCAAGGTGCTGCCGGACTATCCCGCGTGCGGCAAACGCACCCTGCAGGACAACGGCAGCTGGCTGCGAACGCTGCAGCGCGACAACGTCGAATTGGTGCGCACGGCGATCGCCAAGATCACCCCGCACGGCATCGTCACCGCTGACGGCCTGACTCATGAAGTCGATGTCATCGTGTACGCCACCGGCTTTCGACACATCGACGTGCTGTGGCCGTTGAAAGTCACCGGCCGCAACGGCACTGACCTGCATGAGATGTGGGGGAGCCGGCCGTATGCCTACCTCGGGATCACCGTCCCGGAATTCCCGAACTTCTTCATCGTCTACGGGCCGGGAACCCACCTGGCCCACGGCGGCAGCCTGATCTTCCAGTCCGAACTGCAGATGCGCTACGTCGACCAGTGTCTGGCTCGACTGGCCGAACCCACCGTGCATTCCATCGAACCGAAACCCCAAGCCGCCACCGACTGGCACCGGCGAACGCAGACGCAAATCAAGAAGATGGTGTGGTCGCATCCGGCCGTCAAGCACTCGTACTTCAAGAATGCCGACGGCGAGATCCACACCGTGAGCCCATGGCGTCTCAACGAATACTGGTCGGCGGTGCGCGAGCCCGATTGGTCACAATTTCTAGTGCGGACGAAAGAGTGAGCGCGACAGACAAATTGAGCGCAATAAAGAAAGTGAGCCCGCCGATATGCGCACCGTAGTCGTCGATGGCCCCCGCAGCATCAGGGTCGACACCCGCCCGGATCCAGCCCTGCCCGGGCCCGACGGAGCGATCGTGGAGGTGACCGCCGCCGGTATCTGCGGATCCGACCTGCACTTCTACGAGGCCGATTTTCCGATGCCCGACCCGATTGCGCTCGGCCACGAAGCAATCGGCACGGTCGTGGAGGCCGGGCCAGAGGTGCGCGACGTCAAGGTCGGCGACCAGGTCATGGTGTCGTCGGTAACCGGATGCGGCGCGTGCGCGGGCTGCGCCACCCGCGATCCGGTCATGTGTCACTCCGGCTTTCAGATCTTCGGTGGCGGTGTGCTCGGCGGTGCGCAGGCCGATCTGCTCGCGGTGCCCGCCGCGAATTTTCAGCTGCTGAAGATGCCCGAGGGGATCAGCACCGAGCAGGCACTGCTCCTCACCGACAACCTCGCCACCGGCTGGGCTGCGGCGCAGCGGGCCGATATCCCCTTCGGCGGCACGGTGGCGGTGATCGGCCTGGGCGCGGTTGGCCTGTGCTCGCTGCGCAGCGCGTTTTTTCAGGGCGCGGCAACGGTTTTCGCGGTCGACCAGGTCGATGGCCGGCTGGAGCGCGCCGCCCGGTGGGGCGCGACGCCGCTTAAAGCCCCGGCGCTCGATGCCATCCTCGCCGCTACCGGTGGCCGCGGCGCCGACGCGGTGATCGACGCCGTTGCCACGGACGCCTCCCTGACCGATGCGCTCAACGCCGTCCGGCGCGGCGGCACCGTCTCGGTTGTGGGTGTGCACGACATGAATCCGTTTCCCCTCAACGCCCTGGGCTGCCTGATTCGCAGCATCACGTTGCGCATGACGACGGCACCGGTGCAGCGCACCTGGCCGGAATTGATACCGCTGCTACAGTCGGGCCGACTCGACGTCGACGGCATCTTCACCACCACAATGCCGTTGGACGAAGCGGCCAAGGGCTACGCCACCGCGGAGTCACGCTCGGGCGACGACGTGAAGATCCTGCTGAAGCCCTAGTCCTTCTCGCGGCGGACATGCCTGGCCAGATGGCGCAGCGTCCGCACCGGCCGGCGGCGTCCCGACACCAGGCACATCACCGGCCAGCCGTGCACGGCCGCCACGGCCGCGAGCCCGGAACGCGGGTTCACTGGCGATGCCGAGAAAGCGGGCCACGGGCAGGGTCTGGATGGACAGCGCCGAGGAACTCAGCACGACGGTGTGTCCGCACTGTTGATGGGCCTGCACGATCTCGTGCATGTGGGCGTAGAGCCGTGAGGCGACCCGCTCGACGAACAACCGCTCACCCAGTTCGTCGAGGTCATTGATCGACTGGCCGCGCAGATAGCCCGCCGCCCGCACGATGAGGCGCTCAAACTCCAAGCGCCCGAACCGACATCGCAGCGCCGCATCGAACACCCCGAGCAGTTCGCCAATTCCGGCTTGCCGACGCCTGATTCGATCGCCGACGTGCACGACCGCGGTAAAGCCGTCGACCAGCGTGCCGTCTAGATCAAAGAATGCGCCGATTCGCGGCCCGGGAGTACTGGCACGGATTCCGCGATGGCCTCGGCGGGGGAGAGGTTGGTGACCCTCGTGGCCTTCGGGGTGGGCTTCGACGCGGACGTAGCCATGCCGACCACCGCCTCACCGCGTCGCCGTGATGTATTGGGACCGCATGAAACTGTCGATCTTCACGTCAACCTCCGGCGGGGTCATGCCGTAACCGGCCTGCAGATCGAGGGTGTTGCGGACGGGTTCGACGGTCCATCCGTGGGCCGTCAGCCACTCCGCGGGGTCCGACTGGGGTTCGTAGGTCAGGGCCGAGAAGTCCACATTGCCGGACACATTGACCCCCGGGTGGTTCGTCTCCAACGCGTTGAGCTGGTCGTGGTCCAGCCGGGAGCCCAGTGCGCCGATGGCGATCCGGCTGCCCGGTGCACTGAGCCCGCTGATCCGGGTGAACAGCGCGTGTTGCGCCTCGTCGGTCAGGTAGGGCAGTAGTCCCTCCACCGACCAGGCGCTCGGACTCTCCACGTCAAAGCCGGCCGCTTCCAACGGCCGCGACCAGTCGGTGCGCAGGTCGGCGGCGACCGCGATGCGGCGGGCCTTCGGGGTCGCGCCGTGGTCGTCGAGAACCCGGGCCTTGAATTCGAGGACCTTGGGCAGATCGACTTCGAAGACCCTTGTGCCTTCCGGCCATTCGAGCCGATACGCCCGGGAGTCCAGGCCGGCGGCAACGATTACCGCCTGACGGATGCCCGCCGCGCCGGCGGCGTCGAAGAAGTCGTCGAAGAACCGGGTCTGGACCCCGTACAAGCGCGGGAAGGCCAGCTCGTCGTCGGAGGTACCCGGATTGGCAAGGACCCCCGCCAGATACGGGTCCTGCGAGGCGGCGATGAACACCTTCGCGTATTCGTCACGCACCAATGGCTGCGGGCTCACTGCATGCAGCGCCCGCCATCCCGCCACGAGCAACGCGGTATACCCCACGCTGCTGACGATGTCCCAGTGGTCGTCGTCGGAGCGGAGCGACCCGAATTCCGGTGTGGTGCTCATGGTTGCCCCTCCCGTAGACATCGGCCGTGAACGGCCGACATTTCCACGGTACCTGCGGGGCGGCATCAGAGTTCCAAAAACACCGTGACCGGCCCGTCGTTCACCAACTCGACCTGCATGTTCGCGCCGAACACCCCGGTCTGCACCTCGGCACCCAGGCGCTGCAGCGCATCGGCGAACTCCGCCACCAGCGGCTCGGCCTCGGCTCCTGGAGCGGCCGCGTTCCATGACGGGCGGCGGCCCTTGGCGGTATCCGCGTACAGGGTGAACTGACTGACCACCAGAATGGGGGCGTTGACGTCGGCCGCGGAGCGCTCATCGGTGAGAATCCTTAATTGCCAAAGCTTCTCAGCGAGCCGCCGCGCCTTCTCGCGATCGTCGCTGTGGGTGACGCCGACGAACGCCAACAGGCCCTGGCCATCCGGATCGATGGCACCGACCACCGCGCCCTCGACCGAGACGGTTGCCGACGAGACCCGTTGCACCAACACCCGCATGGGCCTCGATGGTGCCAGATTGCCGTTGGCGGGGTTGGGTACGCTCGGTGAATGTCCGTGCTCGTCGCGTTCTCCGTCACCCCGATGGGGGTGGGCGAGGGCGTCGGCGAGATCGTCGCCGAAGCGGTTCGGGTCGTTCGCGCCTCCGGGCTGCCCAACAAGACGGATTCGATGTTCACCGTCATCGAAGGCGAAACCTGGGAAGAGGTCATGGCCGTCGTGCAGCGCGCGGTCGAGGCCGTGGCGGCCCGTGCGCCCAGGGTCAGCACGGTGATCAAGGCGGATCTGCGGGCCGGGGTCAGCGACGCGATGACGCAGAAGGTCGCCTCCGTCGAGCGCTACCTCGAAGAAGGTTAGGCCTGGACGGCTGATTGAAAAGCCCGTTCGGCCGCGTCGCCGTGCACGGCGAAGACGACCTTGCGCAGTGAACTCGGGCGGTGCTGCCGGACCGCGTCGACCATCAGCCGCGCCGCCTCGTCGAGCGGGAAGCCGCCGACCCCGGTCCCGAAGGCCACCAGCCCGAGCGAGCGACAGCCGAGTTCGTCGGCCTTGCGCAGCGTCGAGGCCGTGGCGGCGGCGATAATGTCGGCCGAGGTCGGTCCGCCGAGCTCCATCGTCGCGGCGTGGATGACGTAACGCGCCGGCATGTCGCCGGCCGTGGTCTCGATCGCTTCGCCGAGCACGATCGGCGCCTTCTCGATCGATTCGCGCTGCACGTCGGGGCCACCCGCGCGCGAGATGGCGGCGGCGACACCGCCACCATGACGCAGCTGCGTGTTGGCCGCGTTGGTGATCGCGTCGAGTTCGAGCTTGGTTACGTCGGCCTGGATCACCTCTAACTCGATCATGGGCTCATTGTCCTCCGAAGGAACGCCTCGCACACCATGCGTAGGCTCATGCCGGTGAGCGCACGCGCAGGAATCGTTGTCACCGGAACCGAGGTCCTCACCGGACGGGTCCAAGATGCGAACGGCCCCTGGATCGCCGATCGCCTGCTTGAGCTGGGCGTCGAACTGGCCCACATCACGATCTGCGGCGACCGGCCCGCCGACATCGAGGCGCAGCTTCGGTTCCTGGCCGACCAGGGTGTGGACCTGATCGTCACCAGTGGCGGTTTGGGGCCGACGGCCGACGATATGACCGTCGAGGTGGTGGCCCGCTTCTGCGGACGCGAGCTGGTGCTGGACG is part of the Mycobacterium mantenii genome and encodes:
- a CDS encoding flavin-containing monooxygenase, producing MRSRYAGDPFTTSTPEIAAALEDVSVPTLLLSLVHITGDPRFIRDYKQMGIFLNEVQGFMSEEDKARARAEGVSVIAEYRDRGCPEPQPLSAELIREMLDWAACEHVPDDYLSLVSEELDLDGTDPRRPAPLPAEHTAELPVLVVGCGESGILAGVRLKQANIPFTIVEKNAGPGGTWWENSYPGARVDVANHFYCYSFEPNNDWTHFFAEQYELQDYFTKVIDNHGLAEHVRWRTEVLAAEWNDDDDGTWSVSLRSADGQTTTARARALITAVGQLNRPNIPAFDGADTFEGPSFHSAAWDHSVDLKGKRVALVGAGASGFQIAPAIAEDVEHLTVFQRTAQWMFPNPMYHDEVGDGVRWAMRHLPFYGRWYRFLVLWPGSDKGLDAAEGDPGYADQDHAVSDINAAAHMMFSQWITSQVSEDPELLAKVLPDYPACGKRTLQDNGSWLRTLQRDNVELVRTAIAKITPHGIVTADGLTHEVDVIVYATGFRHIDVLWPLKVTGRNGTDLHEMWGSRPYAYLGITVPEFPNFFIVYGPGTHLAHGGSLIFQSELQMRYVDQCLARLAEPTVHSIEPKPQAATDWHRRTQTQIKKMVWSHPAVKHSYFKNADGEIHTVSPWRLNEYWSAVREPDWSQFLVRTKE
- a CDS encoding alcohol dehydrogenase catalytic domain-containing protein, with translation MRTVVVDGPRSIRVDTRPDPALPGPDGAIVEVTAAGICGSDLHFYEADFPMPDPIALGHEAIGTVVEAGPEVRDVKVGDQVMVSSVTGCGACAGCATRDPVMCHSGFQIFGGGVLGGAQADLLAVPAANFQLLKMPEGISTEQALLLTDNLATGWAAAQRADIPFGGTVAVIGLGAVGLCSLRSAFFQGAATVFAVDQVDGRLERAARWGATPLKAPALDAILAATGGRGADAVIDAVATDASLTDALNAVRRGGTVSVVGVHDMNPFPLNALGCLIRSITLRMTTAPVQRTWPELIPLLQSGRLDVDGIFTTTMPLDEAAKGYATAESRSGDDVKILLKP
- a CDS encoding haloacid dehalogenase-like hydrolase, translating into MRASTPGPRIGAFFDLDGTLVDGFTAVVHVGDRIRRRQAGIGELLGVFDAALRCRFGRLEFERLIVRAAGYLRGQSINDLDELGERLFVERVASRLYAHMHEIVQAHQQCGHTVVLSSSALSIQTLPVARFLGIASEPAFRARGRGGRARLAGDVPGVGTPPAGADAAPSGQACPPREGLGLQQDLHVVARA
- a CDS encoding MTH1187 family thiamine-binding protein; its protein translation is MSVLVAFSVTPMGVGEGVGEIVAEAVRVVRASGLPNKTDSMFTVIEGETWEEVMAVVQRAVEAVAARAPRVSTVIKADLRAGVSDAMTQKVASVERYLEEG
- a CDS encoding macro domain-containing protein gives rise to the protein MIELEVIQADVTKLELDAITNAANTQLRHGGGVAAAISRAGGPDVQRESIEKAPIVLGEAIETTAGDMPARYVIHAATMELGGPTSADIIAAATASTLRKADELGCRSLGLVAFGTGVGGFPLDEAARLMVDAVRQHRPSSLRKVVFAVHGDAAERAFQSAVQA
- a CDS encoding class I SAM-dependent methyltransferase, producing the protein MSTTPEFGSLRSDDDHWDIVSSVGYTALLVAGWRALHAVSPQPLVRDEYAKVFIAASQDPYLAGVLANPGTSDDELAFPRLYGVQTRFFDDFFDAAGAAGIRQAVIVAAGLDSRAYRLEWPEGTRVFEVDLPKVLEFKARVLDDHGATPKARRIAVAADLRTDWSRPLEAAGFDVESPSAWSVEGLLPYLTDEAQHALFTRISGLSAPGSRIAIGALGSRLDHDQLNALETNHPGVNVSGNVDFSALTYEPQSDPAEWLTAHGWTVEPVRNTLDLQAGYGMTPPEVDVKIDSFMRSQYITATR
- the dtd gene encoding D-aminoacyl-tRNA deacylase, translated to MRVLVQRVSSATVSVEGAVVGAIDPDGQGLLAFVGVTHSDDREKARRLAEKLWQLRILTDERSAADVNAPILVVSQFTLYADTAKGRRPSWNAAAPGAEAEPLVAEFADALQRLGAEVQTGVFGANMQVELVNDGPVTVFLEL